The DNA segment GGCGCGCGTGTTCGAGGCCAGTCTGGACGCCATCTTCGTCACCGACCCCGAGTTCGGGATCGTGGCCGTCAATCCGGCGGGTGAGGGCATGACCGGCCGCACCGGCGTCGAGCTGATCGGTCAGCGGCTCGATGCCTCGCTGCGGCTCCGGTCCGACGAGACGCTCGACCCGGACATCCGGGCGGCGCTCGACCGCTGCGGTCACTGGCAGGGCGAGATCGAGCAGCGTCATGCCAATGGTTCGACCATCCCCTGTCTGGTCTCGCTGATACGGGTGCCGGATGACGCGGGGCAACCCGTTCACTATGTCGGCTTCGTCAAGGATCTGTCCGAGACGGTGGAGGCGCGCCGGCGTATCGAGCAACTGGCCTTCAACGACGCCCTGACCGGACTGCCGAACCGGCTCCGGCTCACCGAGCGGCTGGAGTTCAGCATCGAGATGGCCCGGCGCGAGGACACACGCTTCGCCGTGCTCTTCATCGACATCGACCGCTTCAAGCACATCAACGATTCGCTGGGGCACGTCTTCGGCGACCGGGTGCTGATCGAGGTGGCGCGGCGCATCCAGCAGTGTCTGCGTCATGTCGACACCATTGCGCGTCTGGGGGGCGACGAGTTCGTGCTCCTGCTGCATCGGGTCGAGGCCCGTGAGGCCGAACTGGTCGCGCGCCGGTTGCTGGAGATCATGGCCCAGCCCTTCGAGCTCGACGGGCTGAAGTTCTCGCTCTCGTGCAGTATCGGCATCGCGCTCTACCCGGAGGACGGCGAGACGCTCGACGACCTGATCAAGAACGCCGACAGCGCCATGTATCACGTCAAGGAGCACGGTCGGGGCGATTGCTGTTTCTATCAGCGCCAGATGAATGTCGATCTGCTCGAACGGGTGCAGCTCGATCACGCCATGCGCGAGGCGCTGCAGCAGGGCTGTTTCCGGCTCGCCTATCAGCCGCAGATCGATCTGCAGAGCGGTCTGGTGATCGGGGCCGAGGCCCTGGTGCGCTGGACGGATCCCAATCTGGGCCAACTCTCGCCGGGACGCTTCATCCCCATCGCCGAGGAGACCGGCTTCATCGTCGCGCTCGGCGGTTGGGTGTTGCGCGAGGCGATCCGGCAGGGGGCGCGCTGGCATGCTCAGGGCATCGAGCTGGCGCTATCGGTGAACGTCTCGGCGACGCAGTTCCAGCAGGCCAACTTCATCGACTCGCTGGCGCAGTGCCTGGGTGAGACGGGGCTGCCGCCGGGGCGGCTGGAGCTGGAACTCACCGAGTCCATCCTCATCCACAACGTCGAGGAGACACTGCGCCGGCTCGAAGATCTGGTAGCGCTTGGGGTGCGGTTGTCGATCGACGATTTCGGCACCGGCTACTCCAGTCTGGCCTATCTGAAACGCTTTCCGATCCACAAGCTCAAGATCGACCAGTCTTTCGTGCGCGACATCCCGCACGACGAGAGCGATACCGCCATCGCCAAGGCCGTGATCGGTCTGGCCGGCGTGCTCAAGCTACGGGTGATCGCTGAGGGGGTCGAGACCGACATCCAGCGTCAGTTCCTGCTGGATGCCGGGTGTCATGAGTTCCAGGGCTATCTGTGCGCGCCGGCCCTGGAGCCGGCGGCCTTTCTGGCGCGGATCAAGCAGATCGGTCTGGCGCACCCGGTGCCGCGATCGGACTGAGGGGCGCACCCACGGTCGGATTCAGACGTCGGCGTCCCTGCCTCCGCCCAGGCAGGGGGGCGATTCGGGCGCGCCGCCCTTGGCCTGCCATTCCTCCGGCGTCCAGGTGTGCATGGTCAGCGCATGCAGACCCTGGCTGAACTCGTCGGCGAGCAGTTCGTTGAGTCGGCGATGGCGTTCGATCAACGCGACATCCTCGAAGGTCTCGCTCACGACCAGGAGCTTGAAGTGGGATTCGGAGTCCGGCGGGACGGCGTGCATATAGCTCTCGTCGACCACGTCCAGATACAGGGGCGCGAGGGTCTCTTGGATCCGGGTCTCGATACGCTGCTTACGACTCATGATGGCGGGATCTCCGTGTGGTGGAATCGGTTCGCGGTTCGGTTCGGTCAGCTCTGTTCTTGGTTCGGATCTGGGTCTGATCGATCGCCCGACAGTTCGATGTGCTCGGTGACGAGCCGGCTTCGTGCAGCCTCCAGGATCCGGTGCTGGGTCTCCCGCAGACGCGGATCGCTCAACGCCTCCCGCTCGATCACTTCCAGGCGTCCGTAGAGACTCAGGCGCAGATGCTCGAGGGTGCGCACATGGAGTCTGAGATCGTCGAGCAGGCGCGTGAATTCACGGCGTGTCGGTGTGGCCCCGAGCGACTCGAACAACCGGGTCAGGGCATCGAAGACGGGCTGCGCATCCGGCCCCAGACCGAAGTCCGCCGGATGATAAACCAGTTGGCGCTCGGACTGGCGACCGATCCAGAGTCGGAAGCTCTCCTGGCGCAGGGAGTGATAGAGCGGTTGCTCCGAGATCAGGATGAGCAAGAGCCGGTTGGGATCGGCGAAATAGGAGCCGCCGCGCACCTCCCAGAACCCGTCCTTGATCAGACGGTGGAGACGGATGTGCTCGCGGAAGTCGGCGGCCTGGAGCTGGTCGAGGATCAGCACGGTCGGATCGCCCTCGCTTTGGGCGCAGGCTTCGCTGACGATGCGGTCGAACGGCTCGATCGGCGGTTCCTCGCGCCCGAGTTCGTCCCGGCTCGGCGGCAGGATCACGTCCGGCAACGGCGGATGGGTGTCGGTGAAGTCGTGATAGAGGATCTGCCGGAAGTCGAGCGCGCGGGCGAGGGCGTTGGCAAAGGCGGTCTTGCGCCGCTCGCCGTCGCCCTCGATGTTCAGGGCGCGGATCCCTGAGGTTGGTGTTTCGAGCAGACAGCGGATCTGGAATTCGTAGTCGTCGTTGGACTCGAATCCGTGCTCGGTCAGTTTTTCGGTGAGGCTCGGCATGAGGCCAAGCATAATCGCGACCGCGCTCCAGCCCAAGCGGTTGCGTGGCCGGGCGGCATGATTTCAGCGCAGCAGGGCCAGGATCTCGTCGTGTCCGCTCTCGCTTGCCCAATCGGCGGCGGTCTTGCCGTCGAAGTCCTTGAGCGTCCGGTCGGCGTTATGTTCGAGCAGTGTCTTGACGCCGGCGACATGACCTTGCTTGGCGGCCCAGATCAGGGCTGTCCAGCCCATGGTCGATTCCTGATGGTCGACCATGGCGCCGCGTTCGAGCAGCGTTTTCACGATGGCGGCATGGTTGTTCGAGGCGGCGAGCATCATGGCCGTATAGCCGCCCGAGTCCATGGCGTCGACCTGGGCGCCGGCCTGGAGCAGACGCTCCACGATGGCGGCATGGCCGTTGAGCGCGGCCTTCATGAGCGGCGTCCAGTCGCAACTGTCGCGGACATTGGGTTGGCGATTGCGCGCCAGAAGCTGTTCGACGGCGCTCAGGTCGCCCTGTTCGGCGGCCTCGATCAGGGCCATGCCCGGACCATCGGGCGCCATGGCAGTGTTCGAGCCGGCGCCGGAACCGGACTGTCCGCACCCGGCCAGCAGTGACAGCAGAATGATGACGAGAAGGAGTGTGTAGGGCTTGTTCATGGCCGCGCATTCTCGTCCTCCGGGTTCGGACGGCCAATGACAATGCGCAGTCGTCAGGCATTCTCCCGCTTCGGCGCGGACTGCTCGCCATCGGCACGATAGCCGAGCTGCGCCGAGAGACTCCGACCCGCCTCGATCAACGCCTCGATCCACTCCAGACGCCGACGTGCGATCGGCGCCGACACCGACAGCCCGGCGCTGACATTGCCCGTTCCATCGCGGATCAAGACCCCGATGCACCCGACGTCGATCTCGGCCTCCTCGTCGTCGAGCGCATAGCCGCGCGCGAGCGATTCGCGACAGGCCGCGATCAGGTCGGGCAGGGCCGTCAGGGTTTACGGGTGTAGGCCGGCAGGTTGGTGCGCTGGGCATAGGCGCGGATGGCGTCCTCACCGCTCGCGCCCAGCATCAGCTTGCCGACGGCCGTCACATGCAGGGGCGCGCGCGAGCCGATGAGTTGCTGGACGTGGATCATGCGATTAGGCGTGGCCTTCTCGATATAGACCACGGAATCACCCTCGCGGATGGTGAGATTGATGGTTTCACCAAAGCGGTCGCGCAACGCCTCCATGACCGGGCGGGCGAGGGCGCGCACATCGATGTTGCCGTGCAGCCGCACGCCGAGTTGCAGCAGACGCCGACCGAGCCGGTAGTGACTGGCCGCATCCTTCTCGACGAACTGGTTCTGGATCAGGGACGCGAGGATGCGATGGGCGGTCGAGACGTTCAGCCCGGTCTCGGCGGCCAGGATCTTGAGACTGACCGGCTCGGGATAGCGGGCGATGGCGTCGAGCAGGGCGGCGGCGCGGTCGATGACCTGGATGCCTGGGGTTCGCGCGCTGTCTTCCGGGGTGTCGGCGGGTTGAGATGGTGTGTCTGGGGTCATGGTGACGGCTCCGTTGATGAATTGCTGGATTTTCGTATAGTGAAATCTATCCTCTATTGCGAAAAATCAATGCCGTCTCTACAGTCTCTCCAACGCCAAGGGCTACGCGCCCAACCGATACCGACCGAGAGGGAGAGACCCATGACCCAAGCCGCCACTCCGATCAGTCACGACAGCGCCAAGCCCGATTTCCGCGACGGTATCCTGCATTTCGGTGCACTGCCGGTCGACTTCGAGCACCTGGGCCGGACACCGGCGATCGGCGAGGGTCGCGCGGCCATCGATGTCATCGATGACGCGGCCGTGCAACAGACCCAGTGGACGGCCGATGCCCTGCGCTATCTGACGCTCCAGCTCTGCGCCTCCAAACAGTCCGGTCATCCGGGCGGTTTCGCCAGCTCGGCCGATGCCTATGCGGCGCTGGTGATGCTGGGTCATACCAACATCGTCACCGAGGTCGGTCATCACGCACCCGGTTTCTACAGCGCCATGTTCCTCGACGGCTCACTGGAATCCATGGGCATCCACACCATGACCGAGCTTCAGGCGCGCTTTCGCGAGCGCGACGGTCTGCTGGGTCATCTCTCGGGCGCGATTCCCGGACTGTTGGCCCCGGCCGGTCCGCTCGGTCAGGGCCAGCACTTCGCCATGGCCGGGGCCTATCTCAACCGCGACCGGCTCTTTCCCTGCACCATCGGTGACGGCGGTCTCGGCGAGCCCTACATCCTCTCGGCCATGAAGCACTTCCACACCGCCTACCCGGAAGTGACCAACTTTCTGCCGGTGCTGGTCTGGAACGGCTACAGCCAGGAGCATCATTCGATGGTGTCGCGGATGGACAACGACGCCATGATCGCCTACTGGCGCGCGCACGACTTCGAGCGTGTGATCCTGATCGACGCCAAGGACTTCGACGACGCCGGGCAGGAAGGGCCCTATGTCGACAGTACGCTCTTCGGTCCCGAGGCGCGGCTGGCCTTCTCGCGCGCGGTGCTCGAAGGGATGCACGCCGCCGCCGAATCGGCGCTCGGCGGGACGCTGACGGCGGTGATCCTCAAGCAGCTCAAGGGCGCCGGTGTGCACGCGAGCGGCGCCAAGTCGCACAATCTCTATCCGGGCGACACGGCCGAGAAACCCAACATCGCCGCCGCCCTGGAGCGCGGCGCCCTGGCGCCCGAGATCTGGGCACTGATCCGGACCAACATGAGCCGCGCCGGCGGCGGGCCGGCCGCGCGGACCGTGGTCACGGAGTTCGAGCGCCAACTACCCGAGATCGGTCAACTCCCGCTGCACGAATTCGCACGCGGCGAGCAGGCGGTTCCGGCCGGCGCCCTGGCGACCCTGGTGGCCGAACTGGGTCGACGCGACCCGCTGTTCGTCGTCACCAACGCCGACGGCAACGAAGCCTCGGCCATGAAGGCGATCAACGACGCGCTCAAGATCCGCCATCCGACCGCCGATCCGCTCTACAACCAGTCGCCGAGCGGTCAGGTCTACGAGCCGCTGAACGAGGACGCCTGCGCCGGACTTGCGGCCGGGATCGCGCTCTTCGGCGGACGTTCGCTGTGGCTGTCCTACGAGAGTTTCGCCATCAACGGCTGGCCGATCGTGCAGACCGTGGGTCAGGCGATGGCCGAGCTGCGGCGCAAGACACCGGCGATGGTGTCGATGTTCACCGCCGGTGCGCTGGAGCAGGG comes from the Allochromatium tepidum genome and includes:
- a CDS encoding IclR family transcriptional regulator domain-containing protein translates to MTALPDLIAACRESLARGYALDDEEAEIDVGCIGVLIRDGTGNVSAGLSVSAPIARRRLEWIEALIEAGRSLSAQLGYRADGEQSAPKRENA
- a CDS encoding IclR family transcriptional regulator, producing the protein MTPDTPSQPADTPEDSARTPGIQVIDRAAALLDAIARYPEPVSLKILAAETGLNVSTAHRILASLIQNQFVEKDAASHYRLGRRLLQLGVRLHGNIDVRALARPVMEALRDRFGETINLTIREGDSVVYIEKATPNRMIHVQQLIGSRAPLHVTAVGKLMLGASGEDAIRAYAQRTNLPAYTRKP
- a CDS encoding ankyrin repeat domain-containing protein codes for the protein MNKPYTLLLVIILLSLLAGCGQSGSGAGSNTAMAPDGPGMALIEAAEQGDLSAVEQLLARNRQPNVRDSCDWTPLMKAALNGHAAIVERLLQAGAQVDAMDSGGYTAMMLAASNNHAAIVKTLLERGAMVDHQESTMGWTALIWAAKQGHVAGVKTLLEHNADRTLKDFDGKTAADWASESGHDEILALLR
- a CDS encoding BolA family protein, whose product is MSRKQRIETRIQETLAPLYLDVVDESYMHAVPPDSESHFKLLVVSETFEDVALIERHRRLNELLADEFSQGLHALTMHTWTPEEWQAKGGAPESPPCLGGGRDADV
- a CDS encoding EAL and GGDEF domain-containing protein, whose amino-acid sequence is MTTDLDLAQALIDELIEAVWLVDAGDQRLLAVNRAAEDLLGQDRASLIGRPVSELACTPEDLFFWEDVAAGRGDTLISETLLRRRDGTLVMVLRRVGRVSCPDGRCLYLACFSNQSERRAVENELEKLVAELRATLESSADGILVTDLDGAIRSFNQRFAELWGLPAALLTERNDAGIHDWMAREVLDAEGYAVRLQAIAQNPLLEASDLLTLRRGRVLERVTLPQYARGRPIGRVYAFRDITQRLQDEQGLKLAARVFEASLDAIFVTDPEFGIVAVNPAGEGMTGRTGVELIGQRLDASLRLRSDETLDPDIRAALDRCGHWQGEIEQRHANGSTIPCLVSLIRVPDDAGQPVHYVGFVKDLSETVEARRRIEQLAFNDALTGLPNRLRLTERLEFSIEMARREDTRFAVLFIDIDRFKHINDSLGHVFGDRVLIEVARRIQQCLRHVDTIARLGGDEFVLLLHRVEAREAELVARRLLEIMAQPFELDGLKFSLSCSIGIALYPEDGETLDDLIKNADSAMYHVKEHGRGDCCFYQRQMNVDLLERVQLDHAMREALQQGCFRLAYQPQIDLQSGLVIGAEALVRWTDPNLGQLSPGRFIPIAEETGFIVALGGWVLREAIRQGARWHAQGIELALSVNVSATQFQQANFIDSLAQCLGETGLPPGRLELELTESILIHNVEETLRRLEDLVALGVRLSIDDFGTGYSSLAYLKRFPIHKLKIDQSFVRDIPHDESDTAIAKAVIGLAGVLKLRVIAEGVETDIQRQFLLDAGCHEFQGYLCAPALEPAAFLARIKQIGLAHPVPRSD
- a CDS encoding phosphoketolase, translating into MTQAATPISHDSAKPDFRDGILHFGALPVDFEHLGRTPAIGEGRAAIDVIDDAAVQQTQWTADALRYLTLQLCASKQSGHPGGFASSADAYAALVMLGHTNIVTEVGHHAPGFYSAMFLDGSLESMGIHTMTELQARFRERDGLLGHLSGAIPGLLAPAGPLGQGQHFAMAGAYLNRDRLFPCTIGDGGLGEPYILSAMKHFHTAYPEVTNFLPVLVWNGYSQEHHSMVSRMDNDAMIAYWRAHDFERVILIDAKDFDDAGQEGPYVDSTLFGPEARLAFSRAVLEGMHAAAESALGGTLTAVILKQLKGAGVHASGAKSHNLYPGDTAEKPNIAAALERGALAPEIWALIRTNMSRAGGGPAARTVVTEFERQLPEIGQLPLHEFARGEQAVPAGALATLVAELGRRDPLFVVTNADGNEASAMKAINDALKIRHPTADPLYNQSPSGQVYEPLNEDACAGLAAGIALFGGRSLWLSYESFAINGWPIVQTVGQAMAELRRKTPAMVSMFTAGALEQGRNGWTHQRPEIENYIGGQVRNGNVYLLYPTDANMIQAAYAWAVEQSNKCISIVASKSALPVHTTLDQAREAIERGAICLYESAHGGRGTLVFAVTGDMVFQPVFAAKDRLEAAGYRVRIVAVVNPRRLYRERDVAWSHSAQPDGRFMSDAEFEALFAGEALIGVSGGGTVALEPVLLRSRAAGRDLIGWQRGETTASPAEIMAYNGISPESLEQRALELLDSEGARPDRAA